A genomic segment from Candidatus Bathyarchaeum sp. encodes:
- a CDS encoding DNA-directed RNA polymerase has protein sequence MSYGRPREMHTAVCAECKKECQVPFKPDGSRPVYCRECYASKRPARRY, from the coding sequence ATGTCATATGGAAGACCAAGAGAAATGCACACAGCAGTTTGTGCTGAATGTAAAAAAGAATGCCAAGTTCCCTTCAAACCGGACGGAAGCAGACCTGTTTATTGCAGAGAATGTTACGCTAGCAAAAGACCAGCTAGAAGATATTAA